One genomic segment of Paraburkholderia caffeinilytica includes these proteins:
- a CDS encoding pilus assembly PilX family protein, producing the protein MTRVVRTDRRSRARNSGIVLPIVLLIAAMMLTTSAAWFETSLAAARSANNVRDYLQAFHAADSALTLCARGVVAAAAFESQPVAPLSSGEPTQWKSEAAFEAGAVVPVAQWPGSRRAPQCLIEAWSLGTRADARAYLLTSRGFGQAKESQVWLQMELVIAGEQVERHWRRVAARPF; encoded by the coding sequence GTGACACGCGTTGTCCGTACCGATCGTAGATCACGCGCTCGCAATAGCGGCATCGTCCTGCCGATCGTCCTGCTGATTGCCGCGATGATGTTGACCACCTCCGCAGCCTGGTTCGAGACGTCGCTGGCGGCGGCGCGCAGCGCCAACAACGTGCGCGACTATTTGCAGGCATTTCATGCCGCGGACTCGGCGTTGACCTTATGTGCCCGGGGCGTGGTCGCCGCGGCTGCCTTCGAATCGCAGCCAGTGGCGCCGCTCTCATCCGGCGAGCCGACGCAATGGAAGAGCGAAGCCGCCTTTGAAGCCGGAGCCGTCGTGCCTGTCGCGCAATGGCCCGGATCGCGGCGTGCGCCGCAATGTCTGATCGAAGCGTGGAGCCTGGGCACTCGCGCCGACGCCCGAGCCTATTTACTGACGTCGCGTGGCTTCGGCCAGGCCAAAGAATCGCAGGTGTGGTTGCAGATGGAGCTCGTGATCGCTGGCGAGCAAGTTGAGCGCCATTGGCGTCGCGTTGCCGCACGCCCATTTTGA
- a CDS encoding peroxiredoxin, with translation MSLRLGDIAPDFEQESSVGRINFHDWLGDSWGVLFSHPADFTPVCTTELGLTAKLAGEFEKRNVKTIALSVDSAESHKEWIKDINETQAANVGFPILADGDRKVAELYDMIHPNASETFTVRSLFVIDPKKKVRLTITYPASTGRNFDEVLRVIDSLQLTDHHSVATPGNWKQGDDVVIVPSLKDEEVIKQKFPKGYKALRPYLRLTPQPNK, from the coding sequence ATGAGTCTACGTCTTGGCGATATCGCGCCGGATTTCGAGCAGGAGTCGAGTGTCGGCCGCATCAATTTCCACGACTGGCTGGGCGATAGTTGGGGCGTGCTGTTCTCGCACCCCGCTGACTTCACGCCGGTCTGCACGACCGAGCTGGGTTTGACGGCGAAACTTGCCGGAGAATTCGAGAAACGCAACGTGAAGACGATTGCATTGTCGGTCGATAGCGCCGAGTCGCACAAGGAATGGATCAAGGACATCAACGAGACGCAGGCCGCCAATGTCGGCTTCCCGATTCTCGCCGACGGAGATCGCAAGGTCGCCGAGCTGTACGACATGATTCACCCGAATGCCAGTGAAACCTTCACCGTTCGGTCGCTATTCGTGATCGATCCGAAAAAGAAAGTGCGTTTGACCATTACCTACCCGGCCAGCACCGGGCGCAACTTCGACGAAGTACTGCGCGTGATCGACTCGCTGCAACTCACCGACCACCACTCGGTCGCCACCCCCGGCAACTGGAAGCAGGGCGACGACGTGGTGATCGTGCCGTCGTTGAAGGATGAGGAAGTCATCAAGCAGAAATTCCCGAAGGGCTACAAAGCGCTGCGTCCGTATCTGCGTTTGACGCCGCAGCCGAATAAGTAA
- the glyA gene encoding serine hydroxymethyltransferase has product MFDRAQSTIANVDPELWKVIEQENRRQEEHIELIASENYTSPAVMAAQGSQLTNKYAEGYPGKRYYGGCEYVDVAEQLAIDRVKQLFGAEAANVQPNSGSQANQGVFFAMLKPGDTIMGMSLAHGGHLTHGSPVNMSGKWFNVVSYGLNEAEDIDYDAAETLAQEHKPKLIVAGASAFSLRIDFERMSKIAKSVGAYFMVDMAHYAGLVAAGVYPNPVPHADFVTTTTHKSLRGPRGGVILMKAEFEKQINSAIFPGIQGGPLMHVIAGKAVAFKEALSPEFKAYQQQVVENARVLAETLVKRGLRIVSGRTESHVMLVDLRAKKITGKAAEAALGAAHITVNKNAIPNDPEKPFVTSGVRLGSPAMTTRGFGVKEAEQVGNLIADVLDNPEDAATIERVRAQVAELTQRFPVYR; this is encoded by the coding sequence ATGTTTGATAGAGCCCAAAGCACCATCGCCAACGTCGATCCTGAACTCTGGAAGGTCATCGAGCAGGAAAACCGCCGTCAGGAAGAGCACATCGAACTGATCGCGTCGGAAAACTACACGAGCCCGGCCGTGATGGCTGCGCAAGGCTCGCAACTCACCAACAAGTACGCCGAAGGGTATCCGGGCAAGCGCTACTACGGCGGCTGTGAATATGTCGACGTGGCCGAGCAGCTGGCGATCGACCGCGTGAAGCAACTGTTCGGCGCCGAAGCCGCCAACGTGCAGCCGAACTCCGGCTCGCAGGCGAATCAGGGCGTGTTCTTCGCCATGCTCAAGCCGGGCGACACGATCATGGGCATGAGCCTCGCGCACGGCGGTCACTTGACGCACGGTTCGCCGGTCAACATGTCGGGCAAGTGGTTCAACGTGGTGAGCTACGGCCTGAACGAAGCCGAAGACATCGACTACGACGCCGCTGAGACGCTGGCTCAGGAACACAAGCCGAAGCTGATCGTGGCCGGCGCGTCGGCGTTTTCGCTGCGCATCGACTTCGAGCGGATGTCGAAGATCGCCAAGTCGGTCGGCGCGTATTTCATGGTCGACATGGCGCACTATGCCGGCCTGGTCGCCGCGGGTGTCTATCCGAACCCGGTGCCGCATGCTGATTTCGTCACCACCACCACGCACAAGAGCCTGCGCGGCCCGCGCGGCGGCGTGATCCTGATGAAAGCCGAGTTCGAAAAGCAGATCAACTCGGCAATTTTCCCGGGCATTCAAGGCGGTCCGCTGATGCACGTGATCGCCGGCAAGGCCGTCGCGTTCAAGGAAGCCCTGTCGCCGGAGTTCAAGGCGTACCAGCAGCAAGTCGTCGAGAACGCACGCGTGCTGGCTGAAACGCTGGTCAAGCGCGGTCTGCGCATCGTCTCGGGCCGCACCGAAAGCCACGTGATGCTGGTCGACCTGCGCGCCAAGAAGATCACCGGCAAGGCAGCGGAAGCTGCGCTCGGCGCGGCGCACATCACCGTCAACAAGAACGCGATTCCGAACGACCCGGAAAAGCCGTTCGTGACGAGCGGCGTGCGTCTGGGCTCGCCGGCCATGACCACGCGTGGCTTTGGCGTCAAGGAAGCGGAACAGGTGGGCAACCTGATCGCCGACGTGCTGGACAACCCGGAAGACGCAGCCACGATCGAGCGTGTGCGGGCGCAAGTCGCCGAGCTGACCCAGCGCTTCCCGGTTTACCGCTAA
- a CDS encoding type IV pilin protein encodes MTRPHLSAFTLLELMIALAIAATLVAFAVPSYRNHVARTHRVDAASAVYRAAQFVEGSASDGIATLPPGLDQAPQFGAPIYRLQVLSADDANGGYSVEAVPTEIGPMRDDACGTFTLDATGLRGNRSGANGAVPASGECWNTS; translated from the coding sequence ATGACGAGGCCGCACCTATCCGCATTTACGCTACTGGAACTGATGATCGCACTGGCAATCGCTGCCACGCTGGTCGCTTTTGCGGTGCCCTCGTACCGGAACCATGTCGCGCGAACACATCGGGTCGACGCGGCGTCGGCCGTTTATCGAGCAGCGCAATTCGTCGAGGGATCGGCAAGCGATGGCATTGCGACATTGCCGCCGGGTCTGGATCAGGCTCCGCAATTCGGCGCACCGATCTACCGGCTGCAAGTGCTGTCGGCGGATGATGCCAACGGTGGTTATTCGGTAGAGGCCGTGCCGACCGAAATCGGCCCGATGCGCGACGATGCGTGCGGCACCTTCACTCTGGACGCGACAGGGCTGCGAGGCAATAGAAGCGGCGCAAACGGTGCAGTGCCGGCAAGCGGCGAATGCTGGAATACGAGCTAG
- a CDS encoding PilW family protein, which translates to MMQRMDIARGHTLVEFVIAIALGLLVTAGAVSLYTTQRNVFERAGDAMRMREAGLSALTLMGQQIQMAGFVPADVVRFNSPPPLFGCSGGRPTGADDSIVCEAVSGHSDGIVVRYVGDTVSTWPSATGQSTDCLGQAVTNSNAALGGQGVLVVNRYFARVSGSTGEPELYCEGNGKTGSAQPLVEGVERVRLKYWLAGGLAAVDASAVTAGQWAKIVAVDLCVLVRGAPQGRRMRYVDCDGASTPGADMRARQAFWRRVAIRNHAEESL; encoded by the coding sequence ATGATGCAACGTATGGATATCGCGCGTGGCCATACGCTCGTCGAGTTTGTGATCGCCATTGCGTTAGGGCTGCTGGTGACCGCCGGCGCGGTCTCGCTTTATACAACGCAGCGTAACGTGTTCGAGCGTGCGGGCGATGCGATGCGAATGCGCGAAGCCGGCCTGAGCGCGCTTACGCTGATGGGCCAGCAAATTCAAATGGCCGGCTTCGTGCCTGCGGACGTCGTGAGGTTCAATAGTCCGCCGCCGCTGTTCGGTTGTTCGGGCGGTCGTCCGACCGGCGCGGACGACAGCATTGTCTGCGAGGCGGTGTCGGGCCACTCGGACGGTATCGTGGTTCGTTATGTCGGGGACACCGTGTCGACGTGGCCGTCAGCAACCGGCCAATCGACCGACTGCCTCGGCCAGGCGGTAACGAACAGCAACGCGGCACTCGGCGGGCAGGGCGTATTGGTGGTCAACCGTTACTTCGCCAGGGTCAGCGGTTCGACGGGTGAGCCGGAACTCTACTGCGAAGGCAATGGCAAGACAGGGTCCGCGCAGCCACTGGTCGAAGGCGTCGAGCGCGTGCGACTCAAGTACTGGCTTGCCGGAGGGCTGGCCGCAGTAGACGCGTCAGCGGTGACAGCCGGTCAATGGGCAAAGATCGTCGCCGTCGATCTCTGCGTGCTGGTCCGCGGAGCGCCGCAAGGACGGCGTATGCGCTATGTCGATTGCGATGGCGCGAGCACTCCTGGCGCCGACATGCGGGCGCGACAGGCTTTCTGGCGGCGGGTGGCGATACGCAATCACGCGGAGGAGTCCCTGTGA
- a CDS encoding phage holin family protein gives MTIEPQSQHGEHSPLRRIIGSVFAILQTRLELVGIELAEEKDRLIGVLFLGLAAMMLATMALIALTALVAIAFWDTYRWQALAGITVVYAIAGIACALKARSGLRNSPVMFEATLAEFEKDREVFRKP, from the coding sequence ATGACGATCGAACCACAATCGCAGCACGGCGAACATAGTCCGTTGCGCCGTATCATCGGATCCGTGTTTGCCATTTTGCAAACACGTCTTGAACTGGTCGGCATCGAGCTCGCCGAGGAAAAAGACCGTTTGATCGGCGTGCTGTTCCTCGGCCTCGCGGCCATGATGCTCGCAACGATGGCCTTGATCGCATTGACGGCGCTCGTCGCCATCGCGTTCTGGGACACCTACCGATGGCAAGCGCTCGCCGGCATCACGGTGGTTTATGCCATCGCGGGAATAGCCTGTGCACTGAAAGCGCGCAGCGGTTTGCGCAATTCACCAGTGATGTTCGAAGCCACCCTTGCCGAGTTCGAAAAAGACCGCGAGGTGTTCCGCAAACCGTGA
- a CDS encoding GspH/FimT family pseudopilin gives MQMKWEAVCLRPRRGFTLVETLAVVALLAIIAVMATPSFVAWHLRDQVDARAKALASTLAYARSEALRRGTRVTVCRIDAARHCLAAGQACGNGVTDWSCGWAVLAERGSTLSLLRAHPLLAAVSITGTQTNLTFTPPAGQLIGTFRSFDIAPRVPSKATQGDKWRRCIRIAAGGRARIVEGGCGAAS, from the coding sequence ATGCAGATGAAATGGGAAGCAGTCTGTTTGCGGCCGCGCCGCGGCTTTACGCTTGTCGAAACACTGGCCGTTGTCGCGCTGCTGGCGATCATCGCGGTAATGGCGACGCCGTCGTTCGTTGCGTGGCACCTGCGGGACCAGGTCGACGCACGCGCGAAGGCGCTTGCCTCGACGCTCGCCTATGCGCGCAGCGAGGCATTGCGCCGCGGCACTCGCGTCACGGTGTGCCGAATCGACGCCGCACGGCATTGTCTTGCCGCAGGCCAGGCGTGTGGCAACGGCGTCACGGACTGGTCGTGTGGCTGGGCCGTACTGGCCGAGCGAGGTAGCACACTCTCGCTACTGCGCGCGCATCCTTTGCTCGCGGCAGTCAGCATCACGGGGACGCAGACAAATCTCACCTTTACGCCGCCGGCGGGGCAGTTGATCGGCACCTTTCGCAGCTTTGACATTGCGCCGCGCGTGCCGTCGAAAGCGACGCAGGGCGACAAGTGGCGGCGCTGCATCCGCATCGCGGCGGGCGGGCGCGCGCGGATTGTCGAGGGCGGATGTGGAGCGGCATCGTGA
- the nrdR gene encoding transcriptional regulator NrdR: MHCPFCRHADTQVVDSRVSEDGATIRRRRRCPACDKRFTTYERVELALPSVVKKDGSRTEFDRRKIVASMQLALRKRPVAADAIDAAVARIEYQLLGSGEREVRSERLGELVMNELRALDTIAYVRFASVYRRFEDVSEFEDVIEEFRRASSPPKPSRKR, translated from the coding sequence ATGCACTGCCCCTTCTGCCGTCACGCCGATACGCAAGTTGTGGATTCCCGCGTATCCGAAGACGGCGCGACGATTCGCCGGCGCCGCCGCTGCCCGGCCTGCGACAAACGTTTCACGACGTATGAGCGGGTCGAGCTGGCGTTGCCGTCGGTCGTCAAGAAGGACGGCAGCCGCACGGAATTCGATCGCCGCAAGATCGTCGCAAGCATGCAACTGGCGCTGCGCAAGCGCCCAGTGGCAGCGGACGCGATCGATGCGGCAGTCGCCCGCATCGAGTATCAACTGCTCGGCAGCGGAGAGCGTGAGGTGCGCAGCGAGCGCCTCGGCGAACTCGTGATGAATGAGTTGCGCGCGCTCGATACCATTGCCTATGTGCGTTTCGCCTCCGTCTACCGGCGCTTCGAAGACGTCTCCGAATTTGAGGACGTAATCGAAGAATTTCGCCGTGCATCTTCTCCTCCCAAGCCGTCCCGTAAGCGCTGA
- a CDS encoding type IV pilus modification PilV family protein, translating to MSRYPPNPRARNCPARRSTKHKGSSLIEVMLALALMAVSALGLIAGQLWTAREARAMAMREHAAWIADSVAEAMREPSAGDSASRQWSARAAALLPHGEASVGERNGVSAARVTWTTLRDMPRTGDVIDKPESCGGADVPTGSSCVALAFAR from the coding sequence GTGAGCCGATATCCGCCGAATCCGCGCGCGCGTAACTGTCCAGCAAGGCGCTCAACAAAGCATAAGGGCAGTTCCCTGATCGAAGTGATGCTGGCGCTTGCGCTGATGGCGGTGTCGGCGCTCGGCTTGATCGCCGGTCAATTGTGGACTGCGCGCGAGGCCCGTGCGATGGCGATGCGCGAGCACGCGGCATGGATAGCGGATTCCGTCGCCGAAGCGATGCGCGAGCCTTCGGCAGGCGATTCCGCGAGCAGACAATGGAGCGCGCGTGCAGCGGCCTTGTTGCCGCATGGCGAGGCGTCGGTAGGGGAGCGCAACGGTGTGTCCGCCGCACGTGTCACGTGGACGACCCTGCGTGACATGCCGCGCACCGGCGATGTCATCGACAAACCCGAGTCGTGCGGCGGTGCGGATGTCCCCACGGGTTCCTCGTGCGTTGCGCTGGCGTTCGCAAGATGA
- a CDS encoding DUF883 family protein codes for MSEVNKERLMSDIKTVLADAEDLLKQAASATGERASELRETALTRLKQAKEKAADVQVVVVEKGKKAARATDDYVHEHPWASIGIAAGAGVLLGLLINRK; via the coding sequence ATGTCGGAAGTCAACAAGGAGAGATTGATGTCGGATATCAAAACCGTCCTCGCGGACGCTGAAGATTTGCTGAAACAAGCCGCGAGCGCCACCGGCGAGCGCGCTTCGGAACTGCGTGAAACGGCGCTTACGCGCCTGAAGCAGGCCAAGGAAAAGGCGGCTGACGTGCAGGTCGTGGTGGTCGAAAAAGGCAAGAAGGCCGCCCGCGCCACCGACGACTACGTGCATGAGCATCCGTGGGCATCCATCGGCATCGCCGCGGGCGCCGGCGTACTGCTGGGACTGTTGATCAACCGCAAGTAA
- a CDS encoding DUF3318 domain-containing protein, whose translation MSQTRSDTAFRNTRPQAKDLSAPHLRALRKELLLVRADVERMEFAQATIELRQAVKHFSWLKFILPGFGGLRMGRGSKANFLNAGSIGALLKQYPFVSSVASLLLAKPLRATLAAGAKPALKWGSLALAGWEAYRIWKQIKKDSAASADSEEAAADSGY comes from the coding sequence ATGAGCCAAACCCGTTCCGATACCGCATTCCGCAACACACGCCCCCAGGCCAAAGATCTGAGTGCGCCGCACCTGCGAGCACTACGCAAGGAACTGCTGCTGGTGCGCGCGGATGTTGAACGCATGGAATTCGCTCAGGCGACCATCGAATTGCGGCAGGCAGTCAAGCACTTCAGCTGGCTCAAATTCATTCTGCCGGGCTTCGGCGGCCTACGCATGGGCAGGGGGTCGAAGGCGAACTTTCTCAACGCGGGGAGCATCGGCGCGCTCCTCAAGCAGTATCCGTTCGTTAGTTCGGTTGCTTCGCTGCTGTTGGCGAAACCGCTCCGCGCGACCCTTGCCGCGGGTGCAAAACCCGCACTCAAATGGGGCAGTCTTGCGCTTGCCGGTTGGGAAGCGTATCGAATCTGGAAGCAGATAAAAAAGGATTCCGCCGCGTCAGCCGACAGCGAGGAAGCCGCTGCTGACAGTGGGTACTAG